The following nucleotide sequence is from Paenibacillus andongensis.
GTGGAAGGCCATTCTACGGACTTATGGCAGCAAATTTTAACGATTATTCAAACTAAACTCAGTAAACCAAGCTTCGACACTTGGCTTAAATCAACGAAAGCGACAGTATTTAATGATTCAACTGTCGTTATTTGTGCGCCCAACAATTTTGCTCAGGAATGGCTCGAAAGCCGCTATACCAAGCTAATTGAAGGAACCATATATGACTTTACAGGGAAACAGGTTTCTGTGAAATTCATCATTGAAACGGAAGAACAGAAATCTCAGTCTACAGCCGTCCAACCAACTGTTCTCCCGCCTAAAGGTCCTGCGATTGTTACAGGGGAAGAAAATTTCACCAATATGATGAACGCTAGGTATACCTTTGATACGTTCGTTATCGGATCCGGCAATCGATTCGCTCATGCTGCATCCCTGGCTGTTGCCGAAGCGCCAGCTAAAGCTTATAATCCCCTCTTTCTTTATGGAGGAGTTGGTTTAGGAAAGACCCATTTGATGCATGCTATCGGCCACTATGTGTTAGAACATAACCCAGGGGCACGTGTTTTATATATTTCGTCAGAGAAGTTCACGAATGAATTTATTAATGCGGTCCGTGATAACCGCGGCGAAGGATTTCGTAATAAATATAGAACGATCGATGTATTGTTGATTGATGATATTCAATTCCTCGCTGGTAAAGAAGGTACACAAGAGGAGTTTTTCCATACGTTTAATGCGTTACATGAAGAAGGCAAACAAATTATTATCTCTAGTGACCGGCCGCCCAAAGAAATTCCAACCCTGGAAGATCGGTTACGCTCTAGATTTGAGTGGGGATTAATTACAGACATTCAACCCCCAGATTTAGAAACGCGCATTGCCATTCTCCGTAAGAAAGCAAAAGCAGAGAATCTGGAGATTCCAAATGAAGCGATGATCTATATCGCGAACCAAATCGATACGAATATTCGAGAGCTTGAAGGTGCTTTGATTCGAGTAGTTGCTTACTCGTCCCTTATTAATCAGGACATTAGCGTGCATCTAACAGCCGAAGCATTGAAGGATATCATTCCGTCGAATCGACCACGAGTCATTACGATACAGGATATTCAGCAGCGTGTTGGAGAATTCTATGGTTTGAAGCTAGAGGATTTCAAGGCTCGTAAACGAACAAAAGCCGTCGCATTCCCTAGACAGGTCGCGATGTACCTGGCACGAGAGCTGACGGACTTCTCTTTGCCGAAAATCGGAGATAATTTTGGTGGCCGTGACCATACAACGGTTATCCATGCCCATGATAAAATATCAGAACAATTAAAAGTAGATCAGGATCTTTACAAGATCGTTCATAATCTGACGGAGCGTATTAAGAACCCCTCTTGATAACATTTCATTTTGGTTAAGCCTATGCACAATCTATTCACATGTGGATAGGCTTGATTTATATAAGAATCATCCACATATCCACATATCCAGAGCCCCTACTGCTATTACTAATAAAAAATGTTATTATATAATGATTATGCTAACGCAACGAAAAAAAGAACCACAGGAGTGAAATCATGAAATTAACAATCCTAAAAGACCATTTAATAGAATCCATTGGTCACGTTTCCAAAGCCATATCCTCTCGAACAACCATACCTATCCTTACAGGGATCAAAATAGATGCAACCTTAAGCGGTGTAACCCTTACAGCAAGCGATACGGATATTTCCATTCAAAGCTTTACCCCTAGTGAAAATGATAAAATTAAAATTATTGAATTATTTCAAGCCGGTAGTGTCGTTCTTCCAGCGAAATTCTTCGTCGAAATTATTCGTAAACTACCTGCACAGTTAATCGAAATTGATGTTAGAAATAATTTTCAAACGATTATTCGTTCTGGTTCTTCAGAAATTCAAATCATGGGGCTTGATCCCGATGAATATCCGCTTCTGCCCGAAATCGAAGAAAGTAAAATGCTTCGTTTGCCGAGTGATTTGCTCAAAACGATGATTAAACAAACTTCTTATGCCGTTTCAACGAATGAGTCGACGCCTATTCTTACAGGTGTGCTCTGGAACATATCAGGTGATAAACTAAAATTTATTGCTTGTGATCGTCATCGACTTGCTAGCAGAGAAGTAACGGTTGATAATGATAATGCCCATCAGCTTCCTAACATTGTTATATCAGGACGAACTCTGAACGAATTAAGCAAAATTTTGCCTGATCAAAATTCCCTTATAGATATAGTTATTTCCGACAATCAGGTTTTATTCAAAATTCATTCGATTTTGTTCTATTCTCGTATTCTAGACGGAACTTACCCAGATACATCAAAGCTGATTCCGCAGTCTTTTCAAACCGAAATGGTCGTACCCACCAAAGAATTGGCTGATGCCATCGACCGTGCTTACTTACTTTCCAGAGAAGATAAGACGAACATTGTTAAAATGATCATGCTTGAAGACCAGACGATTGAGATTTCTTCAAGTTCTTCCGAACTTGGGAAAGTAACGGAGCAAATTAACCTGCAGCATATTGCTGGTGAGTTACTCAAAATCTCATTTAACTCCAAATATATGCTCGATGCGCTTAAAGTTCTTGATTCCGAGTTCATTCACATCGGATTTACTGGAGCTATGCAGCCAATCATCATGAAGCCACAAGATTCAACAAGCATTCTGCAGCTTATTTTGCCGTATCGAACAACGAATTAAGGAGTGCGTTATATGAAACAGATCCCCATAAATACGGCTTATATTACACTTGGACAGTTTTTGAAATTATCGGACTGTATATCCACAGGTGGACAAGCTAAATTTTTTGTTGTGGATACAAAAATTGAAGTGAACGGACAAGCTGAAAATCGTAGAGGCCGGAAACTCGTGCCGCAAGATGTGGTAACCGTGGAGGGTTTCGGACAATTCGAAGTCGTTAGCTCCTGATCGGATTAACCCAGGAGGATGGCCACCCATGTTTTTGAACAGACTCGTACTCAGTCATTACAGAAATTATGACCAGATTGAGCTAACAACGGATAGCAATGTGAATATATTCGTAGGGCCTAACGCCCAAGGCAAAACTAATTTGTTGGAATCAATCTATGTAATGGCCATGACGAAATCACATCGCACCCATCAGGATAAAGAATTAATTGGCTGGAACGGTGATCAAACGCAGCTGCATGCAGAAATTCAGAAGCGATACGGCAGCTGTAAGCTGGATCTCTCCATTTCGACCAAAGGTAAAAAAGCGAAAATCAATGGCCTCGAACAAAAGAAGCTTAGTAACTTTATCGGTGCTTTGAATGTGGTCATGTTTGCTCCGGAAGACTTAGAGATCGTCAAAGGAACTCCTGGTATTAGAAGGCGTTTCCTCGATATGGAGATTGGCCAAGTACAACCCTCCTATCTGCATGATTTATCGCAATATCAGAAAATATTGGTGCAGCGGAACAATTATTTAAAGCAATCTTTCCCGGGGAAAACCACGCCAGACGCGATGTTAGACATTTGGAATGAACAATTAGCACAGTATGGTGTTAAAATTATGAAAAAACGTCAAAGCTTTATTAAGAAGCTGCAACAATGGGCGGAAACGATCCATAGAGGGATTACGAATGATAGTGAGGAGCTTCTTATTCGCTATTCCCCTTCCTTTGACATGACACCGTTTGAAGATGAATCTGTTTTATTAGACCAATTTATGATAAAGTTATCATTGGTTAGAGATCAGGAATTCCGAAGAGGCGTTACGCTAGTGGGCCCTCATCGTGACGATCTTCTTTTTTACATCAACGACAAAGAAGTCCAAACGTATGGATCACAGGGTCAACAGCGAACAACAGCGTTATCTCTTAAGCTTGCGGAAATAGAGCTCATTCATGAGGAAGTTGGCGAGTATCCCCTATTATTGTTGGATGATGTGTTATCCGAGCTTGATGAGTATAGGCAGACACAACTGATCCGTACGTTTCAGCAGAAAGTCCAAACTTTTATTACAACAACAGGTCTAGAGAGTGTCCATTTGGATCAACTGGATCATGCTTCCGTGTTTCATGTTTTGAAAGGAAATGTAAGCGGCAGGAGCTGAGGAGCATGTTTATTCATTTGGGTGGAGAGAAAATTATTAGAGCATCCGAACTGATTGCTATTTTCGATATCTCGATAGAGAAATCTTCCAAAATATCGAAACAATTCATACAGCAAGCTTTAAAAGATAAAAAAACAGAGCAAATCGGTGAAGAAGATTGCAAATCACTCGTTGTTACGAAGAGTAAAGTGTATTATTCTCCAATTTCCTCTACCACGCTCAAGAAAAGAGCGCATCAATTGTTAACGAATTAACCTTTTCTCCCCACTTAAGAAAGTATAAGATTTCGGCAATCCGAAAGCACTTTCTTAAGGGCAAATATACGGTCCTCTAGGCGTGGTCGATTATTTTCGAATGACTTCGATAGAGGTTTTCTCTCACTATAAAAAAGCAGGTGAAGATTAACATGTCTGTGAATCAAAATGCGTACGATGACAGTCAGATTCAGGTTCTGGAAGGGTTAGAGGCCGTTCGTAAAAGGCCGGGTATGTATATTGGTTCAACCAGTGCCCGTGGACTTCATCATCTCGTATGGGAAGTTGTCGATAACAGTATCGATGAAGCTTTGGCCGGCTTTTGTACAAAGATTGATGTCATTGTCCATAAAAATAATAGTGTTACTGTTATTGATAATGGGCGCGGAATTCCAGTTGGGGAAAATGCCAAGCTGAAAAGACCAACACTTGAAGTTGTACTTACCGTGCTCCACGCAGGTGGTAAATTCGGTGGCGAGGATTCCGGTTACAAAGTATCAGGTGGTCTGCACGGTGTAGGTATTTCCGTGGTTAATGCGCTGTCTGAGCACTTAACTGTGCAAGTAAAGAATAAAGGCCAAATTCATCAACAAGAATACCGCCGCGGAACGCCGCAATATGATGTGAAAGTCGTAGGTGAAACCGAAGAAACGGGCACCACGGTTACGTTCCAGCCGGATCCGGAGATCTTCAAGGAAACGACAGAGTATGACTATGATACTCTTCAATCCAGAATTCGCGAGCTCGCTTTCTTGAATAAAGGAATTGAGATTAATTTAATTGATGAACGTACGGATACGATCAATACACATAGGTATGAAGGAGGAATCATTTCCTTCGTTCAGCATTTGAACCGTAACCGTGAAGTCGTCAATGAGGTGCCAATCTATGTGGAAGGTTCCAAGGATAATATCTCCATCGAGATTGCCCTTCAATACAACGACAGCTATACGGAAAATATTTACTCCTTCGCGAATAACATCAATACACATGAGGGTGGTACTCACGAGTCCGGTTTTAAAAGTGCACTAACACGGATCTTGAATGACTATGCCCGCAAAAGTAATTCGTTGAAAGATAGTGACTCCAACCTATCGGGGGATGATGTGCGCGAGGGTCTTGCTGCCATTATTTCCGTGAAAATACCTGAGCCTCAATTTGAGGGTCAAACGAAGACCAAACTAGGAAATAGTGAAGTCCGTGGTATTGTAGAGTCTTTATTTGCTGAGAAGCTGCAAACATTTATGGAAGAAAACCCTGCTATTGCGAAGAAGATTCTTGAAAAAGGGATTCAAGCGGCAAGAGCCAGGGAAGCTGCGCGTAAAGCGAGAGAATTAACTCGTCGTAAAAGCGCATTGGAAGTAAGCGCGCTGCCAGGTAAACTAGCAGATTGTTCATCCAAGGATGCTTCTATTAGTGAGATTTACATCGTAGAAGGTGACTCTGCAGGCGGATCCGCTAAGCAAGGACGTGATCGTCACTTCCAAGCGATTCTTCCACTTCGCGGTAAAATTTTGAATGTAGAGAAAGCTAGATTGGATCGTATTCTATCCAATACGGAAATTCGTGCGATGATTACAGCTTTTGGTACAGGGATCAGTGACGATTTCGATATCGCTAAAGCACGTTATCACAAAATTATTATTATGACTGATGCCGACGTTGACGGAGCACACATTCGTACGCTTCTGCTTACTTTCTTCTACAGGTACATGAAAAAATTAATCGAATCCGGTTATGTGTATATTGCACAGCCTCCACTCTTCAAGCTCGAGAGAAATAAAACCATTCGCTATGCGTATAACGAAAGGCAAAGAGAAACCATCATGCAGGAGTTCGGTGAAGGCGCCAAAGTCAATGTGCAGCGTTATAAAGGACTTGGTGAAATGAATCCGGAACAATTATGGGAAACAACGATGGATCCGGAAAGCCGTACCTTATTGCAAGTGACAATCGAAGATGCGATAGAAGCAGATACGCTCTTTGATTCATTGATGGGTGATAACGTAGAACCTAGAAGAGATTTCATCGAGGAACATGCGAAGTACGTGAAAAATTTAGATATCTAAACGTCCTAGACGTTGCTAACGATGTAAGCTTTCAGGAGGAACATTCATGAGCGAAGAATTACATTCGCAAGTCAAAGAAATTGACATTTCTACCGAAATGCGTACATCTTTCTTAGACTATGCGATGAGTATCATTGTCAGTCGTGCACTGCCAGATGTAAGAGACGGTCTGAAGCCTGTTCATCGACGGATCTTATTCGCGATGTCTGAGCTAGGGATGTCTCCAGATAAACCATATAAGAAATCAGCGAGAATCGTCGGTGAAGTTATCGGTAAGTACCATCCTCACGGAGATTCAGCCGTTTATGAGACGATGGTTCGTATGGCGCAAGATTTCTCACTTCGTTATATGCTGGTCGATGGTCATGGTAACTTTGGATCGATCGACGGGGATATGGCAGCGGCCATGCGTTATACCGAAGCTCGCTTGTCGAAGATCGCGATGGAACTCCTGCGTGATATCAACAAAGAGACCATTGACTATGCTCCTAACTATGATGGTGAAGAACAGGAACCAGTTGTTCTCCCTTCACGTTTTCCGAACTTGCTCGTAAACGGGAGTTCGGGGATTGCGGTAGGAATGGCTACCAATATTCCGCCGCATAACCTTCGTGAGGTAATCGAAGGTATCCAAATGATGATAGCAAATCCGGATGTAACACCGCTTGAATTGATGCAAGTGATTAAAGGACCGGATTTCCCTACAGCTGGCTTTATTTTAGGCCG
It contains:
- the dnaA gene encoding chromosomal replication initiator protein DnaA is translated as MEGHSTDLWQQILTIIQTKLSKPSFDTWLKSTKATVFNDSTVVICAPNNFAQEWLESRYTKLIEGTIYDFTGKQVSVKFIIETEEQKSQSTAVQPTVLPPKGPAIVTGEENFTNMMNARYTFDTFVIGSGNRFAHAASLAVAEAPAKAYNPLFLYGGVGLGKTHLMHAIGHYVLEHNPGARVLYISSEKFTNEFINAVRDNRGEGFRNKYRTIDVLLIDDIQFLAGKEGTQEEFFHTFNALHEEGKQIIISSDRPPKEIPTLEDRLRSRFEWGLITDIQPPDLETRIAILRKKAKAENLEIPNEAMIYIANQIDTNIRELEGALIRVVAYSSLINQDISVHLTAEALKDIIPSNRPRVITIQDIQQRVGEFYGLKLEDFKARKRTKAVAFPRQVAMYLARELTDFSLPKIGDNFGGRDHTTVIHAHDKISEQLKVDQDLYKIVHNLTERIKNPS
- the dnaN gene encoding DNA polymerase III subunit beta gives rise to the protein MKLTILKDHLIESIGHVSKAISSRTTIPILTGIKIDATLSGVTLTASDTDISIQSFTPSENDKIKIIELFQAGSVVLPAKFFVEIIRKLPAQLIEIDVRNNFQTIIRSGSSEIQIMGLDPDEYPLLPEIEESKMLRLPSDLLKTMIKQTSYAVSTNESTPILTGVLWNISGDKLKFIACDRHRLASREVTVDNDNAHQLPNIVISGRTLNELSKILPDQNSLIDIVISDNQVLFKIHSILFYSRILDGTYPDTSKLIPQSFQTEMVVPTKELADAIDRAYLLSREDKTNIVKMIMLEDQTIEISSSSSELGKVTEQINLQHIAGELLKISFNSKYMLDALKVLDSEFIHIGFTGAMQPIIMKPQDSTSILQLILPYRTTN
- the yaaA gene encoding S4 domain-containing protein YaaA, which gives rise to MKQIPINTAYITLGQFLKLSDCISTGGQAKFFVVDTKIEVNGQAENRRGRKLVPQDVVTVEGFGQFEVVSS
- the recF gene encoding DNA replication/repair protein RecF (All proteins in this family for which functions are known are DNA-binding proteins that assist the filamentation of RecA onto DNA for the initiation of recombination or recombinational repair.), coding for MFLNRLVLSHYRNYDQIELTTDSNVNIFVGPNAQGKTNLLESIYVMAMTKSHRTHQDKELIGWNGDQTQLHAEIQKRYGSCKLDLSISTKGKKAKINGLEQKKLSNFIGALNVVMFAPEDLEIVKGTPGIRRRFLDMEIGQVQPSYLHDLSQYQKILVQRNNYLKQSFPGKTTPDAMLDIWNEQLAQYGVKIMKKRQSFIKKLQQWAETIHRGITNDSEELLIRYSPSFDMTPFEDESVLLDQFMIKLSLVRDQEFRRGVTLVGPHRDDLLFYINDKEVQTYGSQGQQRTTALSLKLAEIELIHEEVGEYPLLLLDDVLSELDEYRQTQLIRTFQQKVQTFITTTGLESVHLDQLDHASVFHVLKGNVSGRS
- the remB gene encoding extracellular matrix regulator RemB, which codes for MFIHLGGEKIIRASELIAIFDISIEKSSKISKQFIQQALKDKKTEQIGEEDCKSLVVTKSKVYYSPISSTTLKKRAHQLLTN
- the gyrB gene encoding DNA topoisomerase (ATP-hydrolyzing) subunit B, with the protein product MSVNQNAYDDSQIQVLEGLEAVRKRPGMYIGSTSARGLHHLVWEVVDNSIDEALAGFCTKIDVIVHKNNSVTVIDNGRGIPVGENAKLKRPTLEVVLTVLHAGGKFGGEDSGYKVSGGLHGVGISVVNALSEHLTVQVKNKGQIHQQEYRRGTPQYDVKVVGETEETGTTVTFQPDPEIFKETTEYDYDTLQSRIRELAFLNKGIEINLIDERTDTINTHRYEGGIISFVQHLNRNREVVNEVPIYVEGSKDNISIEIALQYNDSYTENIYSFANNINTHEGGTHESGFKSALTRILNDYARKSNSLKDSDSNLSGDDVREGLAAIISVKIPEPQFEGQTKTKLGNSEVRGIVESLFAEKLQTFMEENPAIAKKILEKGIQAARAREAARKARELTRRKSALEVSALPGKLADCSSKDASISEIYIVEGDSAGGSAKQGRDRHFQAILPLRGKILNVEKARLDRILSNTEIRAMITAFGTGISDDFDIAKARYHKIIIMTDADVDGAHIRTLLLTFFYRYMKKLIESGYVYIAQPPLFKLERNKTIRYAYNERQRETIMQEFGEGAKVNVQRYKGLGEMNPEQLWETTMDPESRTLLQVTIEDAIEADTLFDSLMGDNVEPRRDFIEEHAKYVKNLDI